GGACGGATGCGGTTCGCGGCGAAGAGCGTCGAGGATGAGGATATCCAAATTCGCTAAACGCTTGATGCTGTCTTCGGAGAGGTCGCTCATGTCTGTGAGATAGGCTGCGGAGCCGAAGCGGAAGCCGGTGATCTCGGAGCGGCCGTGAATCACGGCGACGCGTTCAAAGAGAACACCGTGGATGTCGATGGTTGTGCCGGGCACGGTGGGGATTTCTACAAGCTCCACGCGGGCGCTGGTGGGATAGCGGTTTTCCGTGCGGAAGGTGTAGTCGAAGATGCGTCGGATGGTCGCGATGGTATCGGCATCGGCGTAGAGAGGTGTTGGCGTGGCGTTCTTAAAAGTGAGCGGACGAAGGTCGTCCAGGCCGAGGATGTGGTCGGCGTGCGGATGCGTGTAGAGCACGGCGTCCACACGCAGGATGTGATCGCGAAGGGCCTGGATGCGGAATTCCTGGCCGGTGTCGATAAGAACCAGCCTTTCCCTCGCATCCGCATTCCTTTCACTCGCTTCGTGGAAGCGAATGGCGACGGAGGGACGCATGCGGTTATTGCGCGGATCGGTGGAGGTGCAGACCGCGCAGGTGCAGCCTAGGGTGGGCACCCCCATGGAGGTGCCGCTGCCGAGAAATGTAAGAGACGCCTTCATCTAGCGGACGAGTTTGGGTCCGCCGAGCGGCCCTCCGGGCATGCCAGGTCCGCCGGGCTGCTGTTGCTGCTTGGCCTGTGCGGAACGGGCCAGGGCCTGTGTGATTTCGAGGAAGGCCATGCGCAGTTCGAAGAGCGCGCTCTGGATCAAGGTCGTCTCGTTTTCGTTGACGTTATTGACGGATTTTTCTTCGAGGACGCGAAGCATTTCGATGCTCTGACGTGCGCCGAGAATGTCGACGCGCGGCTGTTCGCCGGGCTGTGCGCCTGCGCCGAGTTGCATCATGGCGGTCATGTAGAGCGACTGCACCAGGCGGTCGAAGGACATGGGCGGCAGGTGGTCTCCGCCGGGGTTCGAGGCGCGCATCATCGTGTCAAGACGATCAGCGGTTTGCTCGTAGGCGAACTTCACCTTGGCGATCTCTTCTTCTGTGGGCGGCGGTGGGAGCGCAGGTTCATCTTCCACGATCTCCGGCAAACCCTCGGGATGAGGCTCTGAGGTTGCTGCCGGGGTCGCTTCCACCGGAGCGACTGGAGCCTCTTCTACGGGCTGCTCCTTGTGAGCGGAGGGATCGCGCAGTTCGCCTTCCATGTTGAACTTGCGGCGGTCGTTGACGACGAAGGGCATCTCTTTTTCGGCCATATTGCCTCTCTTTGCTATTCGATGTCGGAAGCGTCGATCTGGATGGGCGAGGCGACGGGCTGTGCCGTGCCGCCCGGGAAGGTAAGGGCGAGGTTGCGGTCAAGCGCCTCGCGACGAATATAACCGAGAGCAAGGGTGCGTCCGCCGGGAAGTGTGGCGATGCTGGTGAATTCGCCGACTGGCTTTTCTTCCGCCGTGAGCGGCGTTCCGGGGGCGGGAATATCGCCCGAAAGAAGGAAGGCGTGAAAGGTGCGGTGGACGTTGCCGCGTGAGCGGATGCGTTCGACGATCTCCTGACCGAGGTAGCAGCCTTTGTTGAAGTGCAGCGCGCGCGTCTGGGCGGTCTCCTGCGGCAGGTCGCGGTCGCGGATGTCGGTGCCGAAGAGGGGTGTGCCTTCGAGAACGCGGAGCATTTCCAATGCGCCGTCTGCGAGCGGGCTGAGGCCCTCTTCGAGGAACTGGCCGGAGATGGCGTCGAGTGCCGTTGGGCTAGAGGAGATGATCTCAAAGCGTGGCACCACGGCGCCGGGAAGGCGCGCGATCTGCGCGTCTGTGTGGCTGATTCGCGTGAGTTCTGTTGGAGGCGGCGTAAGGCCAGCGGAGTTCAGGAAATCTTCCGCACGGACGCCGAGGATTTGCAGAACGTGTTGATCTGCTGAAACGTCGGCGAGTTCCACATCGTCCATGATGATGAACCGGTCCAGCAGGGCGATGAGCTTTTCTGTCTGGGCCGGGCTCGTCTGGAGGAGGAGATGGTCTGCTTCAGCCCAGATGACAGCGTCGCCCTGGATACGGCCCTGGGCGTTGAGAAAGAAGGTGTAAGCGCCCTGGCCGGGCGCGAGGGCCTGTACGGAGTTGGTCGTCATGCCGTTGAGCCAGCGGACGCGGTCGGAGCCGGTGACTCGGATCCAACCGGATCCGACCGAAACGAAGGCCGCGGAGGTGGTGAGGGCGCGGAGGCTGTCGGAGAGTGGCTGAGTCATGCTTGGTTTTGGACGCTCGTGCGCAGGTGTTTGGCGCGGGTACACTGTTGATTATACGAGTTTGGGATAACTGAGGATCGTTTGCGACAGACGAGATGGATGAAGGTACGAGGGCTCTGCGCGGCGGGCCTTGTGAGTGTGGCGGTGTTTGCGGTTGCGCAACCAGTTGGGACGCCCCAATCTGCAGAAGCGGCGAAGCCTGCCGCTCCCATGACGAAGGCGCAGGGTGACGAACTGCTGCGGTCGGTGGATGAGATTCTGCAGTTTGCCAGCAAGGATACGCATCTAGCCATCAAGAGCAAGGTGAAGAAGAAGCTTCTCTCCCGGGGGGAAGTGAACAAGTTTCTAGTCAAGAAGTTCGAAGAGGACAAGGGCGCACAGAGGTTGGAGCGCAGTGAGGTCATTCTGAAGAAGTTTGGTCTGTTGGACCACGACTTTCACCTGCGTCCTTTCCTGATCAGCCTGTTGACGGAACAGATAGCGGGCTTCTATGACCCCAAGACCCGTACGGTGAACCTGCTGGACTGGGTGGCGGTGGAAGAGCAGAAGCCGGTGATGGCGCACGAGTTGACGCATGCCCTTCAGGACCAGCGCGTGGAGATGGACAAATGGAGCGATCCACTGTCGATGGAAATCAGCAAGGACGCACGCGACGACAATCGCCACATCCAGAGCGATGAAGCCAATACCTCGCGCGACGCTGTAGCCGAAGGCCAAGCGATGGTGGTCTTTGTAGACTACGCTCTGAAGCCCTCAGGCAAAACGCTGGCGGATTCCCCGGATCTTGGCGAAAAGATGCAGGATATGGCCGGCGATTCCTCGGGATCTCCGCTGATGGCGCGTGCACCGTTGCTTCTGCAGAAGTCGCTGCTCTTTCCCTATACGACCGGACTTGCCTTTGAGCAGGTGCTGCTGAGGCGAGGCGTGGATGTGGCCTTTGCGGGCGCGCTGGATCGTCCGCCGAGTTCATCGCATGAGGTCATGCATCCACAGGATTACCTTTCGCGCACGCCCGTACCGCTGCTGACGATGCCGGATATTCACCCACTGCTGGATAAGGACTGGGCACCTTATGATGTCGGTGTGATGGGCGAACTCGATGTCGCCATCACGACGGAGCTCTTTGGTGGCAAGGAGATTGCCTCGGCGGTTGCGCCGGAGTGGGCGGGTGGAATCTACTTCGCC
This genomic stretch from Terriglobus saanensis SP1PR4 harbors:
- a CDS encoding MBL fold metallo-hydrolase, translating into MGVPTLGCTCAVCTSTDPRNNRMRPSVAIRFHEASERNADARERLVLIDTGQEFRIQALRDHILRVDAVLYTHPHADHILGLDDLRPLTFKNATPTPLYADADTIATIRRIFDYTFRTENRYPTSARVELVEIPTVPGTTIDIHGVLFERVAVIHGRSEITGFRFGSAAYLTDMSDLSEDSIKRLANLDILILDALRREPHPSHSHLDKSIALAQRIGAKRTYFTHISHDLDHGPVSAELPAGIYLAYDGLRLEFEIA
- a CDS encoding DUF1844 domain-containing protein, with amino-acid sequence MAEKEMPFVVNDRRKFNMEGELRDPSAHKEQPVEEAPVAPVEATPAATSEPHPEGLPEIVEDEPALPPPPTEEEIAKVKFAYEQTADRLDTMMRASNPGGDHLPPMSFDRLVQSLYMTAMMQLGAGAQPGEQPRVDILGARQSIEMLRVLEEKSVNNVNENETTLIQSALFELRMAFLEITQALARSAQAKQQQQPGGPGMPGGPLGGPKLVR
- a CDS encoding YgfZ/GcvT domain-containing protein, which translates into the protein MTQPLSDSLRALTTSAAFVSVGSGWIRVTGSDRVRWLNGMTTNSVQALAPGQGAYTFFLNAQGRIQGDAVIWAEADHLLLQTSPAQTEKLIALLDRFIIMDDVELADVSADQHVLQILGVRAEDFLNSAGLTPPPTELTRISHTDAQIARLPGAVVPRFEIISSSPTALDAISGQFLEEGLSPLADGALEMLRVLEGTPLFGTDIRDRDLPQETAQTRALHFNKGCYLGQEIVERIRSRGNVHRTFHAFLLSGDIPAPGTPLTAEEKPVGEFTSIATLPGGRTLALGYIRREALDRNLALTFPGGTAQPVASPIQIDASDIE